A window from Aquabacterium sp. NJ1 encodes these proteins:
- a CDS encoding DUF6691 family protein, whose translation MSRTSEGAGMIRLLTCLIAGALFGLGLAVAQMTNPLKVQNFLDVAGDWDPSLAFVMGSAVLITLVMFRVVLKRTSPLLGDRFHLPTLLKVDRQLLIGAALFGMGWGMTGYCPAPALATLLSGNGEVLLFVPAMLLGGFLHRTFGRTA comes from the coding sequence ATGATCCGTCTGCTGACCTGCCTGATCGCTGGCGCCCTGTTCGGCCTGGGCCTTGCCGTGGCACAGATGACCAACCCGCTGAAGGTCCAGAACTTTCTGGATGTGGCTGGCGACTGGGACCCAAGCCTGGCCTTTGTCATGGGCTCGGCCGTCCTGATCACGCTGGTGATGTTCCGTGTGGTGCTCAAACGCACCAGCCCTTTGCTGGGTGATCGATTCCACCTGCCGACCTTGCTCAAGGTGGATCGCCAGTTGCTCATCGGGGCCGCCCTGTTTGGCATGGGCTGGGGCATGACAGGCTATTGCCCAGCCCCCGCGCTGGCCACCTTGTTGTCAGGCAATGGCGAGGTACTGCTCTTCGTGCCGGCCATGCTGCTGGGTGGGTTTTTGCATCGAACTTTCGGGCGCACAGCCTGA
- a CDS encoding amino acid ABC transporter substrate-binding protein, with protein MQVRSLPGLALALACAALAPHAWAGKTLDAVKQRGQLQCGVSTGVAGFSAPDAKGRWAGFDVDFCRAVAAAVLGDPQKVAFTPLNAQQRFTALQSGQVDMLSRNTSWTLTRDASLGLSFTAITYLDGQGFLVPKKLKVDSAKKLKNAQVCVQAGTTTEKNLADFSRANKLAIKPVVFDTYEAGFKALFAGRCQAYTADASALASIRNKEAPNPDDYLVLPELISKEPLGPAVRRGDDEWFAIVKWTVFGLQEAEELGLTRANVDQLLKTSSDPAIQRLIGSGEDTGKLLGLDKAWLYRAIKAVGNYGEIFDRNVGAQSPLKLPRGANKLWNKGGLIYPPPIR; from the coding sequence ATGCAAGTTCGCTCTCTTCCGGGCCTGGCGCTGGCCTTGGCCTGCGCAGCCTTGGCACCCCATGCCTGGGCTGGCAAAACGCTCGATGCCGTCAAGCAACGCGGGCAATTGCAATGCGGGGTCAGCACCGGGGTCGCCGGCTTTTCCGCGCCTGATGCCAAGGGCCGATGGGCTGGCTTTGACGTGGATTTCTGCCGCGCCGTGGCAGCCGCCGTGTTGGGTGACCCGCAGAAAGTCGCCTTCACGCCGCTCAATGCGCAGCAGCGCTTCACGGCCTTGCAATCCGGCCAGGTGGACATGCTGTCACGCAACACCTCCTGGACGCTGACGCGCGACGCGTCCCTGGGCCTGAGCTTTACCGCCATCACCTACCTGGATGGCCAGGGCTTCCTGGTGCCCAAAAAGCTCAAGGTCGACAGCGCCAAGAAGCTGAAGAACGCACAGGTCTGCGTGCAAGCCGGCACCACCACCGAGAAGAACCTGGCGGACTTCTCCCGCGCCAACAAGCTGGCCATCAAGCCCGTGGTGTTCGACACCTACGAGGCAGGCTTCAAGGCCTTGTTTGCGGGGCGCTGCCAGGCCTACACGGCCGATGCCTCCGCGCTGGCCAGCATCCGCAACAAGGAGGCGCCCAACCCGGACGACTACCTGGTGCTGCCCGAGCTGATCTCGAAAGAGCCGCTGGGCCCGGCCGTTCGCCGCGGTGACGACGAGTGGTTTGCCATCGTCAAGTGGACGGTGTTTGGCCTGCAGGAGGCCGAGGAATTGGGGCTCACGCGGGCCAATGTCGACCAACTGTTGAAGACCTCAAGCGACCCGGCCATTCAGCGCCTGATCGGTTCAGGCGAAGACACCGGCAAGCTACTTGGGCTGGACAAGGCCTGGCTCTACCGCGCGATCAAGGCGGTGGGCAACTACGGTGAGATCTTCGATCGCAATGTGGGGGCGCAATCACCCTTGAAGCTGCCGCGTGGCGCCAACAAGCTGTGGAACAAGGGGGGCCTGATCTACCCGCCTCCGATTCGCTGA
- a CDS encoding ABC transporter permease subunit (The N-terminal region of this protein, as described by TIGR01726, is a three transmembrane segment that identifies a subfamily of ABC transporter permease subunits, which specificities that include histidine, arginine, glutamine, glutamate, L-cystine (sic), the opines (in Agrobacterium) octopine and nopaline, etc.), translated as MLGFLNQPAGFDIGETGLLVFDAAQPLWRALLVGLGNTLRVSLPALLMACLIGLLVALGRTSGSRTWRALGGVYVDTVRNTPLLLQLLMWYFLLIEWLPDSTQAISLLPGVWLSKGGLAFPWYGPVEAGAGWAWSWPQQDTFNVVGGAAVSPEYLSLALALSIYTGAFLAEVIRGGIESVPSSLMEAAETLGATRLQQISRVLLPQALRTIVPAATNQFLNLIKNSSLAVAVGYPDLVSVGNTALNQTGRVVECVLVMMSVYLALSLSTAALMNWFNARHALKGPA; from the coding sequence ATGCTGGGTTTTCTGAATCAGCCTGCGGGCTTTGACATTGGCGAAACCGGCCTGCTGGTGTTCGACGCGGCACAGCCTCTTTGGCGCGCACTGCTGGTTGGGCTGGGCAACACGCTGCGCGTGTCACTGCCCGCGCTGCTGATGGCCTGCCTCATCGGCTTGTTGGTGGCGCTGGGGCGCACGTCGGGCTCACGCACCTGGCGCGCCTTGGGCGGCGTTTACGTTGACACCGTCCGCAACACGCCGCTGCTGCTGCAGTTGCTGATGTGGTACTTCCTGCTGATCGAGTGGCTGCCTGATTCGACGCAGGCGATCTCGCTGTTGCCAGGTGTGTGGCTGAGCAAGGGCGGTCTGGCTTTTCCCTGGTACGGGCCAGTCGAAGCGGGTGCAGGCTGGGCCTGGAGCTGGCCGCAGCAGGACACCTTCAACGTTGTGGGTGGCGCGGCCGTCAGCCCTGAATACCTGTCGCTGGCCTTGGCGCTGAGCATCTACACCGGTGCGTTTCTGGCCGAGGTCATCCGGGGCGGTATCGAATCGGTGCCATCCAGCCTGATGGAGGCGGCCGAGACCCTGGGCGCCACGCGCTTGCAGCAGATCAGCCGGGTGCTGCTGCCCCAAGCCTTGCGCACCATCGTGCCGGCGGCCACCAACCAGTTCCTCAACCTGATCAAGAACTCCTCGCTGGCCGTGGCCGTGGGCTATCCCGATCTGGTGTCCGTGGGCAACACCGCCCTGAACCAGACGGGCCGCGTGGTCGAGTGCGTGCTGGTGATGATGTCGGTGTACCTGGCCTTGTCGTTGAGCACGGCGGCGCTCATGAACTGGTTCAACGCGCGGCATGCGCTCAAGGGGCCGGCATGA
- a CDS encoding amino acid ABC transporter permease: MIHALRPTQGSNWLGRAASALGLMLCAWVAWLILDWAVWHAVFKPDVMACQALQHQGACWGVVVEKMRPILLGHYPYEQQWRPVVVLVASALLCLSAWLAGWRRAVSVQGLGMLLGHVMAATALMRGGFGGLELVPFDAWGGLPLTLWLFLVSLLASTPLAIGLALARRSARIWLSMPATACIEVIRGVPLVTLLFMAAFMLPVLIPQEHPMPLVWRATLALTLFSAVYMAEVIRGGLQTVAQEQSEAAAILGLSWWQTQRMVVLPQALRAVLPALVGHGIGLLKDSSLVLVVGLHEFTGGLSLSLGGDPVWRPYYFEAYLAVGMVYALMCLGLSRTGRMLEQRWAKGTH, encoded by the coding sequence ATGATCCACGCCTTGCGGCCCACACAAGGCAGCAACTGGCTCGGCCGGGCCGCATCGGCCCTGGGCCTGATGCTGTGCGCCTGGGTGGCCTGGCTGATCCTGGACTGGGCCGTGTGGCATGCGGTGTTCAAGCCCGATGTCATGGCCTGTCAGGCCCTCCAGCACCAGGGCGCATGCTGGGGTGTCGTCGTCGAGAAGATGCGCCCCATCTTGCTTGGGCACTATCCGTACGAGCAGCAATGGCGGCCCGTCGTCGTGCTGGTGGCGAGCGCCCTGCTCTGCCTGAGCGCCTGGCTGGCAGGCTGGCGGCGCGCGGTGTCCGTGCAAGGGCTAGGGATGCTGCTAGGCCATGTGATGGCGGCCACGGCCCTGATGCGCGGCGGCTTCGGTGGCCTGGAGCTGGTGCCGTTCGACGCCTGGGGTGGCCTGCCCCTGACGCTGTGGCTGTTCCTGGTGAGCTTGCTGGCCTCCACCCCCTTGGCCATCGGCCTGGCCCTTGCGCGCCGGTCAGCACGCATCTGGCTCAGCATGCCGGCCACAGCCTGCATCGAGGTGATACGGGGTGTGCCGCTGGTCACGCTGCTGTTCATGGCCGCCTTCATGCTGCCGGTGCTGATTCCGCAGGAGCACCCCATGCCGCTGGTGTGGCGGGCCACGCTGGCGCTGACGCTGTTCTCGGCGGTCTACATGGCCGAGGTGATCCGCGGGGGCTTGCAGACGGTGGCGCAAGAACAAAGCGAGGCCGCCGCCATCCTGGGGCTGAGCTGGTGGCAAACGCAGCGCATGGTGGTCTTGCCACAGGCGTTGCGTGCCGTGCTGCCGGCGCTGGTCGGGCACGGCATCGGCTTGCTGAAAGACAGCTCGCTGGTGCTGGTGGTGGGCTTGCACGAGTTCACGGGCGGCCTGTCCCTGAGCCTGGGTGGCGACCCGGTGTGGCGCCCCTACTACTTCGAGGCCTATCTGGCCGTGGGCATGGTCTACGCGCTGATGTGCCTGGGCTTGTCGCGTACAGGGCGCATGCTGGAGCAGCGATGGGCCAAGGGGACGCATTGA
- a CDS encoding TatD family hydrolase, with product MFVDSHCHLNFPQYAETLDQVRADMSAAGVDRALCISTTLEEFPQVHALAMRYDNMWATVGVHPDNEGVQEPTLGDLLERATLPRVVGIGETGLDYYRLGERSVADMEWQRERFRVHIRAALQTGLPLVIHTREASEDTLAILREVGQGKVRGVFHCFTENEAVARAALDLGFHISFSGILTFKNAGDLRDVARMVPIERCLIETDSPYLAPAPHRGKLNSPAYVSLVARQLAELKGMDADELGRITSNNFEELFSLVRTSPRVSPAHQ from the coding sequence ATGTTTGTCGATTCGCACTGCCACCTCAATTTCCCGCAATACGCCGAAACGCTCGATCAGGTTCGCGCCGACATGAGCGCCGCCGGTGTGGACCGCGCCCTGTGCATCAGCACGACCCTGGAAGAGTTCCCGCAGGTGCATGCCCTGGCCATGCGCTACGACAACATGTGGGCCACGGTGGGCGTGCACCCCGACAACGAAGGTGTGCAGGAGCCCACGCTGGGTGATCTGCTGGAGCGCGCCACCTTGCCCCGCGTGGTCGGCATCGGCGAAACCGGGCTGGACTACTACCGCCTGGGCGAGCGCAGCGTGGCCGACATGGAATGGCAACGCGAGCGCTTTCGCGTGCACATCCGTGCTGCGCTGCAAACAGGCTTGCCCTTGGTGATCCATACCCGCGAAGCCAGCGAAGACACCCTGGCCATCCTCAGGGAAGTGGGGCAGGGCAAGGTGCGCGGTGTCTTCCATTGCTTCACCGAAAACGAGGCCGTGGCGCGCGCCGCGCTCGACCTGGGTTTCCACATTTCCTTCTCGGGCATCCTCACCTTCAAGAATGCGGGCGACCTGCGTGACGTGGCCCGCATGGTGCCCATCGAGCGCTGCCTGATCGAGACCGACAGCCCGTATCTGGCGCCCGCACCGCACCGCGGCAAGCTCAACTCGCCAGCCTACGTTTCCCTGGTGGCCAGGCAACTGGCCGAGCTCAAGGGCATGGACGCCGACGAGTTGGGCCGCATCACATCCAACAACTTCGAGGAATTGTTCTCGCTCGTGCGTACCTCACCGAGGGTTAGCCCAGCACACCAGTAA
- a CDS encoding PilZ domain-containing protein, which yields MGPALGVPGAAMASAAARPSVIQLVFREKGALYAAYIPAFTEGGLFVPTTREYTLGDDIYLLLSLPEDNQRYPVAGKIAWITPANASGGRTQGVGVRFPGDDKTRLLRVKIEQILGTNISSSKPTQTL from the coding sequence ATGGGTCCAGCCCTGGGCGTGCCCGGCGCAGCGATGGCCTCGGCTGCTGCTCGCCCCAGCGTGATCCAGTTGGTGTTCCGCGAAAAGGGGGCGCTGTATGCCGCCTACATCCCCGCGTTCACCGAAGGTGGCCTGTTCGTGCCGACCACCCGCGAGTACACGCTGGGTGACGACATTTACCTCTTGCTCTCCCTGCCTGAAGACAACCAGCGCTACCCCGTGGCCGGCAAGATCGCCTGGATCACCCCCGCCAACGCCTCCGGTGGCCGCACACAAGGTGTGGGCGTGCGCTTCCCCGGTGACGACAAGACCCGTCTGCTGCGCGTGAAGATCGAGCAGATCCTGGGTACCAACATTTCCTCCAGCAAGCCGACCCAGACCCTGTAA
- the holB gene encoding DNA polymerase III subunit delta' — MSDARPELWPWLPKPLDAALAQLNSHAVLLHGPEGVGQFEFALALARAWLCEARPMGQGFAPACGRCASCHLIDAGSHPDLMVVLPEALQASLGWQSSAEEEGASDKSSSKTKKLSQEIKVDAIRSVVQFSQHTASRGRAKVVLVHPAERMNLIASNTLLKTLEEPPGQVRFVLSGAALDQLLPTVRSRCQAWRLPMPTPEVATEWLQTQLDGVSLADARVLLDAAGGQPLTARDRHQLGLDARYWPQIPKDLLNGAATALTQWPLTLVVETLQKVCHDLACVAAGASPRYFPAASLPAAPDLNLLTTWAQELRKTSRHAEHPWNQNLKVEALLVQARAVMRPRPPRGNPTA, encoded by the coding sequence GTGAGCGACGCGCGCCCGGAACTCTGGCCCTGGCTGCCCAAGCCGCTGGACGCCGCCCTGGCCCAACTCAACAGCCATGCCGTGCTGCTGCATGGCCCTGAGGGGGTGGGCCAGTTCGAGTTTGCGCTGGCACTGGCGCGTGCCTGGCTGTGTGAGGCCAGGCCCATGGGGCAGGGCTTTGCGCCCGCCTGTGGCCGTTGTGCCAGCTGCCACCTGATCGACGCCGGCTCTCACCCCGACCTCATGGTGGTGCTGCCCGAAGCCTTGCAGGCCAGCCTGGGCTGGCAGTCGTCCGCCGAGGAGGAGGGCGCCAGCGACAAATCAAGCAGCAAGACCAAGAAGCTGAGCCAGGAAATCAAGGTGGACGCCATCCGCTCTGTGGTGCAGTTCTCCCAGCACACGGCCTCGCGTGGCAGAGCCAAGGTGGTGCTGGTGCACCCGGCCGAGCGCATGAACCTGATCGCATCCAACACCTTGCTCAAGACCCTGGAAGAGCCGCCCGGCCAGGTGCGCTTCGTGCTGAGCGGCGCGGCACTGGACCAACTGCTGCCCACCGTGCGCAGCCGCTGCCAGGCCTGGCGCCTGCCCATGCCCACGCCCGAGGTGGCCACCGAGTGGCTGCAGACCCAGCTGGATGGTGTTTCGCTGGCCGATGCCCGGGTGTTGCTGGATGCAGCCGGTGGCCAGCCTTTGACGGCGCGTGATCGCCATCAATTGGGGTTGGATGCACGCTATTGGCCTCAAATCCCGAAAGATTTGCTCAATGGTGCGGCCACCGCCTTGACCCAGTGGCCTTTGACGCTGGTGGTGGAGACCTTGCAGAAGGTTTGCCATGACCTGGCCTGCGTGGCAGCCGGCGCTTCGCCGCGTTATTTCCCCGCAGCCAGCCTGCCCGCCGCGCCCGACCTGAATTTGCTGACGACCTGGGCCCAGGAGCTGCGCAAGACCAGCCGCCATGCCGAGCACCCCTGGAACCAGAATCTGAAGGTGGAAGCGCTGTTGGTACAGGCGCGAGCCGTGATGCGCCCCAGGCCCCCAAGGGGCAACCCGACCGCCTGA
- the tmk gene encoding dTMP kinase, whose protein sequence is MSNKGRFITFEGIDGAGKTTHLDALEQAWKQAGHEVVRTREPGGTPLAEKLRGLFLHDAMDPLTEALLVFGARRDHIQTVIKPALARGAWVLCDRFTDATFAYQGGGRGFDLQVLGTLEAWVQEGLQPDLTMLFDLPPAVAAERLSAARQPDRFEAQDQAFFERVRGAYLARQQAQPARFELIRADQAQADVAQQIQSALRSRGLL, encoded by the coding sequence ATGAGCAACAAGGGCCGATTCATCACCTTCGAGGGCATCGACGGCGCGGGCAAGACCACGCACCTGGATGCCCTCGAGCAAGCCTGGAAGCAGGCCGGGCACGAGGTGGTCCGAACCCGCGAGCCAGGCGGCACGCCCCTGGCTGAAAAGCTGCGCGGCCTGTTCCTGCACGATGCCATGGATCCTTTGACCGAAGCGCTGCTGGTGTTCGGTGCCCGCCGTGACCACATCCAGACCGTGATCAAGCCCGCGCTGGCACGTGGTGCCTGGGTGCTGTGCGACCGTTTCACCGATGCCACCTTCGCCTACCAGGGCGGCGGCCGTGGCTTTGACCTGCAGGTGCTGGGCACGCTGGAGGCCTGGGTGCAGGAGGGCCTGCAACCTGATCTGACGATGTTGTTCGACTTGCCCCCCGCGGTGGCGGCCGAGCGCCTGAGCGCGGCACGCCAGCCTGATCGTTTCGAAGCACAGGACCAGGCCTTTTTCGAACGCGTGCGTGGCGCCTACCTGGCCCGCCAGCAAGCTCAACCGGCGCGCTTTGAGCTGATCCGGGCTGACCAGGCTCAGGCCGATGTGGCCCAGCAGATCCAATCCGCCTTGCGCAGCCGAGGTTTGCTGTGA
- the mltG gene encoding endolytic transglycosylase MltG: MRSLLLLVLAACLAMAGGGAWWLSQPLQLASPTVDLSIEAGSTPREIAKGWVDAGVDASPWLLYQWFRFSGQSRQIRAGSYELAQGATPRDLLRMMVRGDERLSVVKLIDGWTFKRFRAELAQADGLKQTTAGLSDSEIMAQLGMPGEAPEGQFFPDTYSYAKGSTDLAVMKRAVSAMQKQLDAAWAQRQSNVVVKTPREALILASIVEKETGREADRPMIAGVFNNRLRVGMPLQTDPSVIYGLGEQFDGNLRKVHLQTDTPYNTYTRAGLPPTPIAMPGKAALLAAVKPAETKALYFVARGDGSSAFSATLAEHNRAVNQYQRATRNPGKTP, from the coding sequence ATGCGCAGCCTGCTGCTGCTTGTCCTGGCCGCGTGCCTGGCCATGGCCGGTGGCGGCGCCTGGTGGTTGAGCCAGCCCCTGCAACTGGCCAGCCCCACCGTCGATCTGTCCATTGAGGCGGGCAGCACGCCCCGCGAGATCGCCAAGGGCTGGGTGGATGCTGGTGTCGACGCCTCACCCTGGCTGCTCTATCAATGGTTCAGGTTCTCCGGGCAGTCTCGCCAGATCCGGGCTGGCAGCTACGAACTGGCACAGGGCGCCACGCCGCGTGACCTGTTGCGCATGATGGTGCGCGGGGACGAGCGGCTGTCCGTCGTCAAGCTGATTGACGGGTGGACGTTCAAGCGTTTTCGGGCCGAGCTGGCCCAGGCCGATGGGCTCAAGCAAACCACGGCAGGCCTGTCCGACAGTGAAATCATGGCCCAGTTGGGGATGCCCGGCGAGGCGCCCGAGGGGCAGTTCTTCCCGGATACCTATTCCTACGCCAAGGGCAGCACCGACCTGGCGGTGATGAAGCGGGCGGTGAGCGCCATGCAAAAGCAGCTGGATGCGGCCTGGGCGCAGCGCCAGAGCAATGTGGTGGTCAAGACACCCCGAGAGGCCTTGATCCTGGCCTCCATCGTCGAGAAAGAGACGGGCAGGGAGGCTGACCGGCCCATGATCGCAGGCGTGTTCAACAACCGCCTGCGCGTGGGCATGCCCTTGCAGACCGACCCTTCGGTGATCTACGGCCTGGGTGAACAGTTCGACGGCAACCTGCGCAAGGTCCACCTGCAAACCGACACGCCCTACAACACCTACACACGAGCCGGCCTGCCGCCGACACCGATTGCCATGCCAGGCAAGGCTGCCTTGCTGGCGGCCGTCAAACCCGCCGAGACCAAAGCCTTGTACTTCGTGGCGCGAGGTGACGGCAGCAGTGCGTTCAGCGCCACACTGGCTGAGCATAATCGGGCGGTCAACCAATACCAGCGTGCCACACGCAACCCCGGAAAGACGCCATGA
- a CDS encoding folate-binding protein YgfZ: MSSIQLPDPTSWGGALLLSDLGIIQAEGADAASFLHGQFSQDVNGQPADEARLAAYCSAKGRMLASLLSLRPQPEQFWLLTDAQVLPGLLKRLSMFVLRAKAKLADAGASLSVVGLLGAPAGASLGEAAQATQEAAWKVQAHGQGLLVSLPAVLGTQRWYWVGPKAEAQALVSSLPAVEPGAWAWLDVMSGVPRIEASTVDQFVPQMVNYELIGGVNFKKGCYPGQEVVARSQYRGTTKRRAFVVHAEQVLSPGQEVFSLADPGQPAGLVINSASVGGVHSALVELKLSAIGTDLRAGSADGARVVLGDLPYPLPSAEEAA; the protein is encoded by the coding sequence ATGAGCTCGATCCAACTTCCTGATCCAACTTCCTGGGGCGGTGCCCTGCTTTTGTCCGATCTGGGCATCATTCAGGCCGAAGGCGCCGATGCGGCCAGCTTTCTGCATGGCCAGTTCAGCCAGGATGTCAACGGTCAACCTGCTGACGAAGCACGCCTGGCGGCCTACTGCTCGGCCAAGGGGCGCATGCTGGCCAGCTTGCTGAGCCTGCGGCCTCAGCCGGAACAATTCTGGCTGCTGACGGATGCGCAGGTGCTGCCTGGCCTGCTCAAGCGCCTGTCCATGTTCGTGTTGCGCGCCAAAGCCAAGTTGGCGGACGCCGGTGCTTCGCTGAGTGTGGTCGGTTTGCTGGGCGCACCAGCCGGTGCCTCCCTGGGTGAGGCCGCTCAAGCCACGCAAGAGGCCGCGTGGAAGGTGCAGGCACATGGCCAGGGGCTGCTGGTGAGCCTGCCTGCCGTGCTGGGCACCCAGCGTTGGTATTGGGTGGGCCCCAAGGCCGAAGCACAGGCGCTGGTGTCAAGCCTGCCCGCTGTCGAACCCGGTGCCTGGGCCTGGCTGGACGTGATGAGCGGCGTCCCCCGCATCGAGGCGAGCACCGTTGACCAGTTCGTCCCCCAGATGGTGAACTACGAGCTGATCGGCGGCGTGAATTTCAAGAAGGGCTGCTACCCCGGGCAGGAGGTGGTGGCACGCAGCCAGTACCGAGGCACCACCAAGCGCCGCGCCTTTGTGGTCCATGCCGAGCAGGTCTTGTCACCAGGGCAGGAAGTGTTCAGCCTGGCCGACCCTGGCCAGCCTGCCGGCCTGGTCATCAACAGCGCGTCCGTGGGTGGTGTGCACAGCGCTTTGGTCGAACTCAAGCTCAGCGCCATTGGCACGGACTTGCGGGCAGGCTCCGCCGACGGCGCCAGGGTGGTGTTGGGCGACCTGCCCTACCCCTTGCCCTCTGCCGAAGAAGCTGCTTGA
- a CDS encoding DUF4936 family protein — protein sequence MSDDFAALTATLPRSLFVYYRVPLAHQAAAREAINEIQQRLHEEHPGLTTRLMQRADTLEGSPEATWMEVYEHPNGVNAACEARLRDLADALPQGLIGARHVETFCPMASGL from the coding sequence ATGTCTGACGACTTCGCCGCTTTGACTGCGACACTGCCCCGGTCCCTGTTCGTGTACTACCGCGTGCCCCTGGCCCATCAGGCCGCCGCACGCGAGGCCATCAACGAGATCCAGCAACGCCTGCACGAGGAGCACCCTGGTCTGACGACGCGCCTGATGCAACGCGCTGACACCCTTGAAGGCAGCCCGGAGGCCACCTGGATGGAGGTCTACGAGCACCCGAATGGTGTCAACGCCGCGTGTGAAGCGCGCCTGCGTGATCTGGCCGATGCCTTGCCTCAAGGGCTGATCGGTGCGCGGCACGTCGAGACGTTTTGCCCCATGGCAAGCGGCCTTTGA
- a CDS encoding NRDE family protein → MCLVALALDQSSRFPFVLAANRDEFYDRPAARLGWWEPTDGGPPILGGRDLQAGGTWLGLTAHGRLGLVTNVRDPSNMDPQAPSRGQIVPQWLKGDLSMPMLWPRLAISGYNGFNMLALDFADGECFWLNNRKLFPERLQKGVFGLSNAILNTPWPKVQQLKARTRQAIAQSQDIDVLANRLFEALADPTVAPDEQLPHTGISMEWERLLSSAFIKSPNGLYGTRCSTLVITERVHKRLVTHVLERTFTATSNMALLRRVTLRNWPPRHTMAATEVAKLDATLPPVELRQEEAFESSEVSEQANHALTDVEPVRKTRARSLIKNSRTRPLKV, encoded by the coding sequence ATGTGCCTGGTCGCTCTGGCTCTCGATCAAAGCAGCCGCTTTCCGTTTGTGCTGGCTGCCAACCGTGACGAGTTCTATGACCGCCCCGCGGCCCGCCTGGGCTGGTGGGAGCCCACTGACGGTGGCCCGCCCATCCTCGGTGGCCGTGATCTGCAGGCCGGCGGCACCTGGCTGGGTTTGACGGCACACGGCCGCCTGGGCCTGGTGACCAATGTGCGCGACCCGTCCAACATGGACCCGCAGGCCCCATCGCGCGGCCAGATCGTGCCGCAGTGGCTCAAGGGCGATTTGTCCATGCCCATGCTGTGGCCGCGTCTGGCCATCTCGGGCTACAACGGCTTCAACATGCTGGCGCTGGACTTCGCGGACGGCGAATGCTTCTGGCTCAACAACCGCAAGCTGTTCCCCGAACGACTTCAAAAAGGCGTGTTTGGTTTGTCCAACGCGATCTTGAACACCCCCTGGCCCAAGGTGCAGCAGCTCAAGGCGCGCACCCGCCAGGCCATCGCTCAGTCACAGGACATCGACGTACTGGCCAACCGGCTGTTTGAAGCGCTGGCCGACCCGACCGTCGCACCCGATGAGCAACTGCCTCACACCGGGATATCGATGGAATGGGAACGCCTGCTGTCATCGGCCTTCATCAAGTCTCCCAATGGCCTGTACGGCACGCGCTGCTCGACGCTGGTCATCACCGAGCGCGTGCACAAGCGGCTGGTCACGCACGTGCTCGAGCGCACGTTCACGGCCACATCCAACATGGCCTTGCTGCGCCGGGTCACCTTGCGCAACTGGCCGCCGCGGCACACCATGGCCGCCACGGAAGTGGCCAAGCTCGATGCCACCTTGCCACCGGTCGAATTGCGTCAGGAAGAAGCGTTCGAGAGCAGCGAGGTGTCCGAGCAGGCCAACCACGCGTTGACCGATGTCGAGCCGGTGCGCAAGACGCGCGCGCGCAGCCTGATCAAGAACAGCAGGACGCGCCCACTCAAAGTGTGA